The Paramagnetospirillum magnetotacticum MS-1 genome includes a window with the following:
- a CDS encoding SDR family oxidoreductase, translating into MAKRFFLFGLGFSGRVIARNLTQAGWSVMGTTRSGEAVDCPGVEVLAFDRGHPLPPGCLTGVDAVLSSVPPDSQGDPVLDHMAESIRAAAPAWIGYLSTTGVYGDHGGAWVDEETAPHPNLDRSRRRLAAETGWRDLGAQIFRLAGIYGPGRSAVDTVREGQARRVVKPGQVFSRIHVEDIAAAVLASLDRPNAGAVYNLCDDDAAPPQEVIAYACALLGVEPPPEIAWEEAKATLSPMAQSFYADNKRVHNGKMKAELGVRLAYPSYREGLKSCL; encoded by the coding sequence ATGGCCAAGCGATTTTTCCTGTTCGGACTAGGCTTTTCCGGTCGTGTGATCGCCCGGAATCTGACGCAGGCGGGCTGGTCCGTGATGGGCACCACCCGGTCGGGCGAGGCGGTGGATTGCCCCGGTGTTGAGGTCTTGGCGTTCGATCGCGGCCATCCTTTGCCGCCCGGATGCCTGACGGGCGTGGATGCCGTGCTGTCCTCGGTGCCGCCCGACAGCCAAGGCGATCCGGTGCTCGATCACATGGCCGAGTCCATCCGGGCGGCGGCTCCCGCCTGGATCGGCTATCTCTCCACCACCGGCGTCTATGGCGATCATGGTGGAGCCTGGGTCGACGAGGAGACGGCACCCCATCCGAACCTTGACCGCTCGCGCCGACGGCTGGCCGCCGAGACAGGCTGGCGGGATCTGGGCGCGCAGATTTTCCGGCTGGCGGGGATTTACGGCCCTGGCCGTTCGGCGGTGGATACGGTGCGGGAGGGCCAGGCGCGGCGCGTGGTCAAGCCGGGCCAGGTGTTCAGCCGTATCCATGTGGAGGATATCGCGGCCGCTGTACTGGCCTCGCTGGATCGTCCCAATGCGGGGGCCGTCTACAATCTGTGCGACGACGATGCCGCGCCGCCCCAAGAGGTCATCGCCTATGCCTGCGCCCTGCTGGGGGTGGAGCCGCCGCCGGAGATCGCCTGGGAGGAGGCCAAGGCCACCCTGTCGCCCATGGCGCAGAGCTTCTACGCCGACAACAAGCGCGTTCATAACGGCAAGATGAAGGCGGAGCTTGGGGTTCGTCTGGCCTATCCCAGCTACCGCGAAGGGCTGAAAAGCTGCCTGTAG
- a CDS encoding BolA family protein — translation MLVAEIMKRKIEEALKPTRLDVADDSQRHAGHAGHHPGGESHFTVTIVSAAFEGVGRIERHRKVNALLAEELAGRVHALALTLMTPDEEARRL, via the coding sequence ATGCTGGTGGCCGAGATCATGAAGCGCAAGATCGAGGAAGCGCTGAAGCCGACGCGGCTGGACGTGGCCGACGATTCCCAACGGCATGCCGGTCATGCTGGGCATCATCCCGGCGGGGAAAGCCATTTCACCGTGACCATCGTGTCCGCGGCCTTCGAGGGCGTCGGCCGCATCGAACGCCATCGCAAGGTTAATGCCTTGCTGGCCGAGGAACTGGCGGGACGGGTTCATGCCCTGGCGCTGACCCTGATGACCCCGGATGAAGAGGCGCGCAGGCTTTAG
- a CDS encoding J domain-containing protein yields the protein MTGAMKATNARRSWRPAFGPAPAQPALRRCDHPGCAEHGEYRAPQARDRLTDYYWFCLEHVREYNSAWNYYAGMGTEEIEAELRKDTTWQRPTWPLGIQGAKRKFAYTIHDPFEVFEDAATEEARPKARTATPEEEAMRVLELSPPLNNDMLKARYKELVKQHHPDANNGDKEAEERFKRINQAYNTLKLSLSQ from the coding sequence ATGACCGGTGCCATGAAAGCGACCAACGCCCGCAGATCCTGGCGGCCGGCCTTCGGCCCCGCTCCGGCGCAACCGGCTCTACGCCGGTGCGACCATCCCGGCTGCGCCGAGCACGGAGAGTACCGCGCCCCCCAGGCCCGCGACCGGCTGACCGATTACTACTGGTTCTGCCTGGAGCATGTGCGCGAATATAATTCGGCCTGGAACTACTATGCCGGCATGGGCACCGAGGAGATCGAGGCCGAACTGCGCAAGGACACCACCTGGCAGCGCCCCACCTGGCCGCTGGGCATCCAGGGCGCCAAGCGCAAATTCGCCTATACCATCCACGACCCTTTCGAAGTCTTCGAGGATGCCGCCACCGAGGAGGCGCGGCCCAAGGCCCGCACCGCCACGCCCGAGGAAGAGGCCATGAGAGTCCTGGAACTCTCGCCGCCGCTGAACAACGATATGCTGAAGGCCCGTTACAAGGAGCTGGTCAAGCAGCACCATCCCGACGCCAATAATGGCGACAAGGAAGCCGAGGAGCGCTTCAAGCGCATCAACCAAGCCTACAACACCTTGAAGCTCAGTCTGAGCCAATAA
- a CDS encoding cob(I)yrinic acid a,c-diamide adenosyltransferase, producing the protein MVTLTRIYTRSGDKGKTSLGDGTRVGKHDLRVEAYGTVDEANAVLGLARLHAGPEMTPLLERVQNDLFDLGADLCTPAAADEAPGTRLRMVQVQVDRLEAEIDAANESLAPLSSFILPAGSPLAAHLHHARTVVRRAERLMVALAETEAVNPLAVIYANRLSDLLFVLARVANGNGAADVLWVPGGAR; encoded by the coding sequence ATGGTTACGCTGACGCGCATCTATACCCGCTCGGGCGATAAGGGCAAGACCTCACTGGGCGACGGCACCAGAGTGGGCAAGCACGATCTCAGGGTCGAGGCCTATGGCACGGTGGACGAGGCCAATGCCGTCCTCGGACTGGCCCGGCTGCATGCGGGCCCCGAGATGACGCCTCTGCTGGAAAGGGTGCAAAACGACCTCTTCGATCTGGGGGCCGATCTGTGTACTCCGGCCGCCGCCGACGAGGCCCCCGGCACCCGCCTGCGCATGGTCCAGGTCCAGGTGGATCGGCTGGAAGCCGAAATCGACGCCGCCAACGAAAGTCTGGCACCACTTTCCTCGTTCATCCTGCCCGCCGGTTCGCCCCTGGCCGCCCATCTCCATCACGCCCGGACCGTGGTCAGGCGCGCCGAACGCCTGATGGTCGCCCTGGCCGAGACCGAGGCGGTCAATCCCCTGGCGGTGATCTATGCCAATCGTCTGTCGGATCTGCTGTTCGTCTTGGCCCGCGTCGCCAACGGCAACGGGGCCGCCGACGTCCTGTGGGTTCCGGGGGGTGCGCGTTGA
- a CDS encoding cold-shock protein produces the protein MAPSSFDRQMVSQANVSATVKWFNASKGFGFVAPSDGSPDAFLHISALERAGLTQVAEGATLVVDLGAGQRGPQVVMVHEVDSTTATPRAPRREERGPTETVEGVVKFFSAEKGFGFVACDEGGKDVFVHVKALERSGIKTLESGQRVRVTTTLGLKGPQADTVAII, from the coding sequence ATGGCGCCCAGCTCCTTTGACCGTCAGATGGTCAGTCAGGCGAACGTCAGCGCCACTGTGAAGTGGTTCAATGCCTCCAAGGGCTTCGGCTTCGTCGCCCCCTCCGATGGCAGCCCGGACGCCTTCTTGCACATTTCCGCGCTCGAGCGCGCAGGCCTGACCCAGGTCGCCGAAGGCGCCACCCTGGTGGTCGACCTGGGCGCCGGACAGCGCGGCCCGCAAGTGGTGATGGTCCATGAAGTGGACAGCACCACCGCCACCCCGCGCGCCCCGCGCCGGGAAGAGCGCGGCCCGACCGAGACCGTCGAGGGCGTGGTCAAGTTCTTCTCCGCCGAGAAGGGCTTTGGCTTCGTGGCCTGCGACGAAGGCGGCAAGGATGTGTTCGTGCATGTGAAGGCGCTGGAGCGTTCCGGGATCAAGACCCTGGAATCCGGTCAGCGCGTTCGCGTCACCACCACCCTGGGGCTGAAGGGCCCGCAGGCGGATACGGTCGCGATCATCTAG
- a CDS encoding phosphatase PAP2 family protein: MGASLLRNPWTWALAALVPLTLFPAIDIGTSALFYDAAGRGFPFRVHPLGEFARKTLPIFLFIAAGLIALGGAASALLKRPVAGIDPRKALLVVVSLALGPGLMVNVVLKDNWGRPRPSTIAEFNAGHTPALRYTPPLIISDQCPDNCSFPSGHAALGFWTVSLALMAPPRRRRIAVMAGLGFGLAMGLVRIAQGGHFLSDVAYSGVIVVGLIMGLHRLIPRPDRSAARKNNETEAFRAP, translated from the coding sequence ATGGGGGCATCCCTGCTTCGTAATCCATGGACCTGGGCCTTGGCGGCCCTGGTTCCCCTGACCCTGTTTCCCGCCATCGACATCGGGACTTCGGCGCTGTTCTACGACGCGGCGGGACGCGGCTTTCCCTTTCGCGTCCACCCCCTGGGCGAGTTCGCCCGCAAGACTCTGCCCATCTTCCTGTTCATCGCCGCCGGGCTGATCGCCCTGGGCGGAGCGGCCTCGGCGCTTCTCAAGCGCCCCGTCGCCGGGATTGATCCGCGCAAGGCGCTGCTCGTGGTGGTTTCCCTGGCCCTGGGTCCGGGCCTGATGGTCAATGTGGTTCTCAAGGACAATTGGGGGCGGCCACGCCCTTCGACCATCGCCGAGTTCAATGCCGGACACACGCCCGCCCTTCGCTATACGCCGCCCCTGATCATCTCGGACCAGTGCCCCGATAACTGCTCTTTCCCCTCGGGCCACGCGGCTTTGGGGTTCTGGACCGTCTCCCTGGCCCTCATGGCGCCGCCCCGGCGCCGCCGGATCGCCGTCATGGCGGGTTTGGGCTTCGGTCTGGCCATGGGGCTGGTCAGGATAGCCCAAGGCGGGCATTTTCTCTCTGATGTCGCCTATTCGGGCGTAATCGTCGTGGGTCTGATCATGGGGTTGCACCGGCTAATTCCCCGCCCAGACCGCAGTGCAGCACGAAAAAATAATGAAACGGAAGCCTTTCGCGCCCCGTAA
- a CDS encoding tetratricopeptide repeat protein: MAISLSLRPAYNWRDYASMKLRAIPLLPLALLWLSTPAPAETINPKMEYRTCLTLARAKPEEGWEEALAWASLGGGEPARHCAAVALIGLGKYEEAAKRLESLAGLSRREEALRAEMLAQAGQAWLLAGKPQQALADQDTALKLMPGHPELLLDKSVTLASVGHYAEVVDLLSPLLKVQPNRIEAMVLRAVAYRYLDKLELAKDDLARALVLDPSFPDALLERGIIRRLEENNAGAREDWLKAIAAAPESAVADTARRNLEMMDVKVK, translated from the coding sequence TTGGCCATCTCTCTGTCCTTGCGCCCGGCGTACAATTGGCGAGACTACGCCTCCATGAAACTGCGCGCCATCCCCCTGCTGCCGCTTGCTCTGCTGTGGCTCTCCACCCCGGCTCCGGCCGAGACCATCAACCCCAAGATGGAATACCGCACCTGCCTGACCCTGGCCCGCGCCAAGCCGGAGGAAGGGTGGGAGGAGGCCCTCGCCTGGGCCTCGCTGGGCGGCGGCGAACCGGCGCGCCATTGCGCGGCGGTGGCGCTGATCGGTCTGGGCAAATACGAGGAAGCGGCCAAACGGCTGGAATCCCTGGCGGGACTCAGCCGGCGCGAGGAAGCCTTGCGCGCCGAAATGCTGGCCCAGGCGGGACAGGCCTGGCTGCTGGCGGGCAAACCGCAACAGGCCCTGGCCGATCAGGACACGGCGCTGAAGCTGATGCCGGGCCATCCCGAACTGCTGCTGGACAAGTCGGTGACCCTGGCCTCGGTTGGCCATTACGCCGAGGTGGTCGACCTGCTATCGCCCCTGCTCAAGGTTCAACCCAACCGCATCGAGGCCATGGTGCTGCGTGCGGTGGCTTATCGCTACCTGGACAAACTGGAATTGGCCAAGGACGATCTGGCCCGCGCCCTGGTCCTCGACCCATCATTTCCCGATGCTTTGCTTGAACGCGGCATCATCCGCCGCCTGGAGGAAAACAACGCCGGAGCGCGCGAGGACTGGCTGAAAGCCATCGCCGCCGCCCCGGAAAGCGCCGTCGCCGATACGGCGCGACGGAACTTGGAAATGATGGACGTTAAGGTGAAGTGA
- the lptG gene encoding LPS export ABC transporter permease LptG gives MRLSPIMSGYIGRQFASAFATVLLVILGIILLFDVIELIRRAAGRPELGISPIMLMAFLKLPQMLHTILPFAVMIGAMVCFWRLTRTHELVVARAAGISAWQFITPVLAVAGMFGIFEITTFNPMAAAMYSRYERLQDELLAAKSSAFDISEVGLWLREPHDDGEMVVHSETVRQEGLVLHIRDAHFFLYDRPDHFYQRIAAETASLEDGAFEVRRAWVMEGGKPSVFKEKMRIPTQLTLDRIHDNFASPETLSFWQLPGFIRFFERAGFTANKHRLYLQSLLASPVLYCGMVLMAAVFSLRPNTRSGGLLARIGGGVAAGFAVYFFSKVIYALGLSATLPQTLAAWTPPLFAGLIGLSGLFHLEDG, from the coding sequence ATGCGTTTATCCCCCATCATGAGCGGCTATATCGGGCGGCAATTCGCTTCGGCTTTCGCCACGGTGTTGCTGGTGATTCTGGGGATCATCTTGCTGTTCGACGTGATCGAACTGATCCGCCGCGCCGCCGGTCGCCCGGAACTGGGCATCAGCCCCATCATGCTGATGGCCTTCCTGAAGCTGCCGCAGATGCTGCACACCATTCTGCCCTTCGCGGTGATGATCGGCGCCATGGTGTGTTTCTGGCGTCTGACCCGCACCCATGAACTGGTGGTGGCCCGCGCCGCCGGAATCTCGGCCTGGCAATTCATCACGCCGGTCCTGGCCGTGGCCGGGATGTTCGGAATTTTCGAGATCACCACCTTCAATCCCATGGCGGCGGCCATGTACAGCCGCTATGAGCGGCTGCAGGACGAATTGCTGGCCGCCAAGTCCAGCGCCTTCGACATTTCCGAGGTCGGTCTGTGGCTGCGCGAGCCCCATGATGACGGCGAAATGGTGGTCCACTCGGAAACGGTGCGCCAGGAAGGGCTGGTTCTGCATATCCGGGACGCACACTTCTTCCTTTATGATCGCCCCGACCATTTTTATCAGCGCATCGCCGCCGAGACCGCCAGTCTGGAAGACGGAGCCTTCGAGGTGCGCCGCGCCTGGGTGATGGAAGGCGGCAAGCCCTCGGTATTCAAGGAAAAGATGCGTATCCCCACCCAGCTGACGCTGGACCGCATCCACGATAATTTCGCCTCGCCCGAGACCTTGTCCTTCTGGCAGTTGCCCGGCTTCATTCGCTTTTTCGAGCGGGCGGGCTTCACCGCCAACAAGCATCGCCTTTACCTGCAATCCCTGCTGGCCTCGCCTGTGCTTTATTGCGGCATGGTGCTGATGGCGGCGGTCTTCTCGCTGAGACCCAACACCCGGTCGGGCGGCCTGCTGGCCCGCATCGGCGGCGGCGTGGCCGCGGGCTTCGCCGTCTATTTCTTCTCCAAGGTGATCTATGCCCTGGGCCTGTCGGCCACCCTGCCCCAGACCCTGGCGGCCTGGACGCCGCCGCTGTTCGCCGGACTGATCGGCCTGTCGGGACTGTTCCATCTCGAGGACGGCTGA